The Chryseobacterium sp. 52 genome includes a region encoding these proteins:
- a CDS encoding polysaccharide deacetylase family protein, with protein MKKKIGEKSRNMTFLGMTALMSAASTLFNGCNNKTDVKEFEKISSQEHPTVQTVPKIDDESVETDKRIIYLTFDDGPNQGTENLLKILNKRNVCATAFLVGKHAYGSKRQKDDMELLRTNPLIELANHSFSHAHNKYTDFYKNTDAVVHDFDIARDSLKLYDKIARTPGRNIWRLNNINVTDIKSSTDAANGLKKAGYKVIGWDLEWRPSQKMTLKGSHEAMIKKVDSIFYNDLEKTSRHLVFLTHDQYLRDADSINELDMFIEKLQKSNKFVFRKISQYPKINDILN; from the coding sequence ATGAAAAAAAAAATTGGGGAAAAGTCAAGAAACATGACTTTTCTTGGGATGACTGCATTGATGAGTGCGGCCTCAACGCTATTCAACGGCTGTAACAACAAAACTGATGTGAAAGAGTTTGAAAAAATCTCTTCACAGGAACATCCCACCGTACAAACGGTCCCCAAAATAGATGATGAGAGTGTAGAAACCGATAAAAGAATTATCTACCTTACTTTTGATGACGGCCCTAATCAGGGAACGGAAAATCTTCTTAAAATTTTAAATAAAAGAAATGTGTGTGCCACTGCTTTTCTCGTAGGAAAACATGCCTATGGAAGCAAGAGACAGAAAGATGACATGGAACTTTTAAGAACCAATCCATTGATCGAACTGGCCAATCATAGCTTTAGTCATGCTCATAACAAATACACAGATTTTTATAAAAATACGGATGCAGTTGTGCATGATTTTGACATTGCCAGAGACAGCCTTAAGCTTTATGATAAAATAGCAAGAACTCCGGGCAGAAATATCTGGAGACTGAACAATATTAATGTCACGGATATTAAAAGCTCAACAGATGCCGCAAACGGTCTTAAAAAAGCAGGCTACAAAGTAATCGGCTGGGATCTTGAATGGAGACCTTCTCAAAAAATGACTTTGAAAGGCAGCCATGAAGCCATGATTAAAAAGGTAGACAGTATCTTCTATAATGACCTGGAAAAAACTTCAAGACACCTTGTTTTTCTTACCCACGATCAGTATCTGAGAGACGCAGATTCTATTAACGAGCTGGATATGTTTATTGAAAAACTTCAGAAAAGCAATAAGTTTGTCTTCAGAAAAATCTCACAGTATCCGAAGATTAATGATATATTGAATTAA
- a CDS encoding DUF72 domain-containing protein, translating to MKRESLYIGCSGFYNNDWKGSLYPENAQSKDFLTLYAQVFNAVEINSTFYRKPTAKTLLKWYEETPDYFKFFIKIPKAISHEKRLKESKEEISEFCTHLQTYLKEKLAGFLYQFPPSFKKSQENIDLILNNLDFNFINVIEFRHESWWNNDIFSLLKANNIVFSGVSFPGDLPEDIIINHPEILYYRLHGKPILYKSEYSKEFIEVLAEKIKHSERKTFIFFNNTWGTAAIKNSLFLKENLE from the coding sequence ATGAAAAGAGAAAGTCTTTACATTGGATGTTCGGGGTTTTATAATAACGACTGGAAAGGGTCGTTATATCCTGAAAACGCCCAAAGTAAAGACTTTCTTACTTTATATGCACAGGTTTTCAATGCTGTAGAAATCAATTCTACATTTTACAGGAAGCCTACTGCTAAAACACTTTTAAAATGGTATGAGGAAACACCTGATTATTTTAAATTCTTTATTAAAATTCCGAAAGCTATTTCCCATGAAAAACGACTGAAAGAATCTAAAGAAGAAATTTCAGAATTCTGTACACACCTTCAGACTTATTTAAAAGAAAAGCTTGCCGGATTTCTGTATCAGTTCCCGCCTTCTTTCAAAAAATCGCAGGAAAACATTGACCTGATCCTGAATAACCTTGATTTTAATTTTATAAATGTTATTGAATTTCGTCATGAATCCTGGTGGAACAATGACATCTTCAGCCTTTTAAAAGCAAATAATATTGTTTTTTCAGGAGTTAGCTTTCCCGGTGATCTACCGGAAGATATAATCATTAACCATCCTGAAATTCTCTATTACAGGCTCCATGGAAAACCTATTCTCTACAAATCAGAGTACAGTAAAGAGTTTATTGAGGTCCTTGCGGAAAAAATTAAACATTCTGAAAGGAAGACATTTATATTTTTCAATAATACCTGGGGCACTGCTGCAATTAAAAATTCACTATTCTTAAAAGAAAACTTAGAGTAA
- a CDS encoding heavy metal translocating P-type ATPase, whose protein sequence is MQRQYNILGMTCSGCQKKISEKLNSVEGVTADVNLENNTATITSDQDIELSVLNNALEEAGKYRLEDPDKPEQTFVKPQDRVSPSSVYYCPMECEGDKVYFKQGERCPDCNMYLVPIEEKHAKDPNYKPTYSSSNLPENFKDSIGKHYCPMFCEGDKVYNEKGDCPVCHMHLEEITEDLVKNASFHNNQHSHHHDHGHHHEAPKVTDDMAGKYYCPMYCEGEKTYDSNVGCPVCGMDLVKYPEKKTVKYTCPMHSEIIRDEPGDCPICGMDLVRMPDNGDGEEDETYNILKRKFIISLAFTIPVFILSMGGMFINFPFSHKIQAFIELALTLPVMFYSGWFLLKRGWVSFKTWNLNMFSLIALGVAAAFIFSIAALAFPDIIPHEIRGHNHEIPLYFEAVCVILTLVILGQLMEAAAHKKTGNAIKELMNLSPDEANLIVNGEEKKVLLSQVKIGDFLKVKPGEKIPVDGKITEGNSLVDESMITGEPVPVEKNTDDKVSSGTINGNKVFIMKAEKVGDETLLSQIIKMVNEASRSRAPIQKLTDKVSKVFVPVVILIAVLTFVLWQFFGPEGKRSLFAFVNAVAVLIVACPCALGLATPMSLMVGIGKGAKSGILIKNAEALEQMHKVNVLITDKTGTLTEGKPSVEYIETSGSGTKNEILQLAFSLNQNSEHPLSNAVIKKAKEENLKTEKVDQFENISGKGVQGNINGKTVYLGNESMLTSNNLSVPQELKEKAVEVQSKAHTISYVAQDKTVLGFISFTDKIKDTSKKAVQRLMNEGIDVIMMTGDNEHTAKAVADELGITHYKAGCLPEDKLNEVKKLQQQGKIVAMTGDGINDSPALAQSNVGIAMGTGTDVAMESAEITLLKGDILGVAKAKLLSEKLLKNIKENLFFAFIYNVLGIPVAAGLLYPFFGILLSPMIAAAAMSVSSLSVILNSLRLNSVDLDADVK, encoded by the coding sequence ATGCAAAGACAATATAATATACTCGGAATGACCTGCTCCGGATGTCAAAAAAAGATATCCGAAAAACTCAACAGCGTTGAGGGAGTTACCGCAGATGTCAATTTGGAAAACAATACAGCGACCATCACTTCAGATCAGGACATTGAACTTTCAGTTTTAAATAATGCATTAGAAGAAGCAGGAAAATACAGACTGGAAGACCCTGATAAACCTGAACAAACATTTGTAAAACCTCAGGACAGAGTTTCCCCTTCATCAGTATATTACTGCCCGATGGAATGCGAAGGTGACAAAGTATACTTTAAACAGGGCGAAAGATGTCCGGATTGTAATATGTATCTGGTTCCTATCGAGGAAAAACATGCTAAAGATCCCAATTATAAACCCACGTACTCTTCTTCTAATTTACCTGAAAACTTCAAAGACAGCATTGGAAAACACTACTGCCCGATGTTTTGTGAGGGTGACAAAGTCTATAACGAGAAAGGCGACTGTCCGGTTTGCCATATGCATCTGGAAGAAATCACTGAAGATCTCGTAAAAAATGCATCTTTTCACAATAATCAGCATTCTCATCATCATGACCATGGTCATCATCATGAAGCACCTAAAGTTACAGACGATATGGCGGGAAAATATTACTGTCCCATGTATTGTGAAGGTGAGAAAACCTATGATTCCAATGTAGGCTGTCCGGTCTGCGGAATGGATCTGGTAAAATATCCGGAAAAGAAAACGGTAAAATATACCTGCCCTATGCATTCGGAAATTATCCGTGATGAACCCGGCGACTGCCCTATCTGCGGAATGGATCTGGTAAGAATGCCCGACAATGGTGACGGTGAAGAAGATGAAACGTACAATATTTTAAAAAGGAAATTCATTATTTCTCTTGCGTTTACCATTCCTGTTTTCATCCTTTCGATGGGCGGAATGTTCATCAATTTCCCTTTTTCCCATAAGATTCAGGCATTTATAGAACTTGCCCTTACACTTCCCGTTATGTTCTATTCGGGGTGGTTTCTGTTAAAAAGAGGCTGGGTTTCATTCAAAACATGGAATTTAAATATGTTCAGCCTGATTGCTTTAGGGGTAGCGGCAGCATTTATCTTCAGTATTGCAGCTTTGGCTTTTCCGGATATCATTCCTCATGAAATACGGGGACACAATCACGAAATTCCATTGTATTTTGAAGCAGTCTGTGTGATTCTGACCCTGGTGATCTTAGGTCAATTAATGGAAGCCGCAGCTCATAAAAAAACGGGAAATGCCATTAAAGAGTTGATGAATCTTTCTCCTGACGAAGCCAATCTTATCGTCAATGGAGAAGAAAAGAAAGTATTGCTTTCCCAGGTGAAAATTGGAGACTTTTTGAAAGTAAAACCTGGTGAGAAAATCCCTGTTGACGGAAAGATCACAGAAGGAAACTCTCTGGTAGATGAAAGCATGATCACGGGAGAACCTGTCCCTGTAGAGAAAAACACAGATGATAAGGTTTCTTCAGGAACGATTAATGGAAATAAGGTATTCATTATGAAAGCTGAAAAAGTAGGCGATGAAACTCTTCTTTCACAGATCATTAAAATGGTCAATGAAGCCAGCCGAAGCAGAGCCCCGATACAAAAACTGACCGACAAAGTTTCCAAAGTTTTTGTTCCGGTTGTGATCCTTATTGCTGTTCTTACTTTTGTTTTATGGCAGTTTTTCGGACCGGAAGGAAAGAGAAGTTTATTTGCGTTCGTGAATGCTGTTGCCGTTCTTATTGTAGCCTGTCCATGTGCCCTTGGTCTTGCAACACCAATGTCTCTGATGGTAGGAATCGGAAAAGGAGCAAAAAGCGGCATCCTGATCAAAAATGCAGAAGCACTGGAACAGATGCATAAAGTAAATGTTCTGATCACAGATAAAACAGGAACCTTAACAGAGGGAAAACCATCTGTAGAATATATTGAAACCTCAGGAAGCGGAACCAAAAATGAAATTTTACAACTTGCGTTTTCACTGAATCAAAATTCAGAACACCCACTCTCTAATGCAGTCATCAAAAAAGCAAAAGAAGAGAATTTAAAAACAGAAAAAGTAGACCAATTTGAAAATATCTCTGGAAAAGGAGTTCAGGGAAATATCAATGGAAAAACAGTGTATTTAGGTAATGAAAGTATGCTAACTTCAAACAACCTGTCTGTTCCTCAGGAATTAAAAGAAAAAGCGGTTGAAGTACAGTCAAAGGCGCATACCATCTCTTATGTTGCGCAGGATAAAACGGTATTAGGCTTCATCAGTTTTACCGATAAGATTAAAGACACTTCCAAAAAAGCAGTTCAGCGTCTGATGAATGAAGGAATTGATGTTATTATGATGACCGGAGATAACGAGCACACTGCTAAAGCCGTAGCTGATGAATTAGGAATAACACATTACAAAGCAGGCTGTCTTCCGGAAGACAAGCTCAATGAGGTTAAAAAATTGCAGCAGCAAGGCAAAATCGTGGCTATGACCGGAGACGGAATCAATGACTCCCCTGCTCTGGCGCAGTCTAACGTGGGAATTGCTATGGGAACCGGAACCGATGTGGCTATGGAAAGTGCAGAAATCACATTGTTGAAGGGCGATATTTTAGGGGTCGCAAAGGCTAAATTACTGAGCGAAAAGCTTCTTAAAAACATCAAAGAAAATCTGTTTTTTGCCTTTATCTATAATGTATTAGGCATTCCGGTAGCGGCAGGGTTATTGTATCCTTTCTTTGGAATATTATTATCTCCTATGATTGCAGCAGCAGCAATGAGTGTAAGTTCTCTGTCTGTTATTCTGAACTCACTTCGGTTAAACTCTGTAGATCTGGATGCGGATGTAAAATAA
- a CDS encoding helix-turn-helix domain-containing protein yields MKIFIKNMVCNRCISAVEKIFNEAGVTINSITLGEVMTETEISSEKMIVIENNLLETGFERIKDSTHQLVDKIKNMIIIKISELDIDENFLLSEFLSSKIHKDYSALSKTFSQNENITLEQFFILHKIEKVKELLLYNEFTLTEIAGKLGYKSVQHLSSQFRNITGFTPTEFKKLKDHQRKTLDSF; encoded by the coding sequence ATGAAAATTTTCATCAAAAACATGGTGTGCAACCGCTGCATTTCCGCAGTGGAAAAAATATTCAACGAAGCAGGGGTAACCATAAATTCTATAACGCTGGGAGAAGTCATGACCGAGACTGAAATTTCCAGTGAAAAAATGATTGTTATAGAGAATAATCTTCTGGAAACAGGTTTTGAAAGAATTAAAGATTCTACCCATCAGCTTGTCGATAAGATCAAAAACATGATCATTATCAAGATCAGTGAGTTAGATATCGATGAAAATTTTCTTCTTTCTGAATTTTTAAGCTCAAAGATCCACAAAGATTACAGCGCTCTTTCCAAAACCTTTTCGCAGAACGAAAATATTACGCTGGAACAGTTTTTTATCCTTCATAAAATCGAAAAGGTAAAAGAACTGCTTCTGTATAATGAATTTACCCTTACAGAAATTGCCGGAAAACTAGGGTACAAAAGCGTACAGCATCTTTCTTCCCAATTCCGTAACATTACCGGATTTACCCCTACAGAATTCAAAAAACTGAAGGATCATCAACGGAAGACTCTGGATAGCTTTTGA
- a CDS encoding acyl-CoA thioesterase has protein sequence MNYHTRKWVKPEDLNPNHSLFGGRLLQWIDEEAALYAIIQLENTKVVTKFISEINFVSSAKQGDIIEIGIEASHFGSSSVTLKCDVRNKMTHQTIITVDKIVMVNLDNEGNPAPHGKTQIEFVKDRLNQP, from the coding sequence ATGAACTATCATACCAGAAAATGGGTAAAACCCGAAGACCTGAACCCTAACCATTCACTTTTTGGAGGAAGACTTTTACAGTGGATTGATGAAGAGGCGGCGCTTTATGCCATTATTCAGTTGGAAAACACAAAAGTAGTGACCAAATTTATTTCAGAAATCAATTTTGTAAGTTCAGCCAAGCAGGGAGATATTATAGAAATAGGCATTGAAGCTTCCCACTTCGGTTCTTCATCCGTTACATTAAAATGTGATGTACGAAACAAAATGACTCACCAAACCATTATCACTGTTGATAAGATTGTAATGGTAAATCTGGACAACGAAGGAAATCCTGCACCACACGGAAAAACACAGATTGAATTTGTAAAAGACAGACTGAACCAACCATGA
- a CDS encoding DUF6157 family protein has product MKHTTNYINTFIEVAGDCPVSQAEIPPEKKTETLAHLQYERLIKSPYQYTSDDIVFECYAVKNDISETEKQHARIAFFSKGQPCLRSSPLAKRYGFGIHHNEDEKVAIFPVESKEYEQFSNDDAIKKVKAMRSKKI; this is encoded by the coding sequence ATGAAGCATACGACCAATTACATCAATACCTTCATTGAGGTTGCCGGGGACTGCCCCGTTTCCCAGGCAGAGATACCACCTGAAAAGAAAACAGAAACACTGGCTCATCTTCAGTATGAACGTCTCATAAAAAGCCCTTATCAGTACACTTCGGATGATATTGTGTTTGAATGCTACGCCGTAAAAAATGACATTTCAGAAACCGAAAAACAACACGCCAGAATAGCGTTTTTTTCTAAAGGACAACCCTGTCTCAGATCTTCTCCATTAGCCAAACGCTATGGATTTGGGATCCATCACAATGAAGATGAAAAAGTTGCTATTTTCCCTGTTGAGAGCAAAGAATACGAACAGTTTTCAAACGATGATGCCATAAAAAAGGTAAAAGCCATGCGTTCCAAGAAAATATGA
- a CDS encoding helix-turn-helix domain-containing protein — protein MPIIINLDVMMAKRKMSLNELSERINLTLSNISNLKTGKAKAIRFTTLDAICKALDCQPGDILEFRE, from the coding sequence ATGCCTATTATAATAAACCTTGATGTGATGATGGCGAAAAGAAAAATGTCATTAAACGAGCTCTCAGAAAGAATAAATCTTACCTTATCCAATATATCCAATCTCAAAACAGGAAAAGCCAAAGCCATCCGTTTCACTACGCTTGATGCTATATGCAAAGCACTGGACTGCCAACCCGGAGATATCTTAGAATTCCGGGAATAA
- a CDS encoding RNA recognition motif domain-containing protein — MNIFVSNINYATKEYELHDLFAEFGDVSSAKIVTDRETGRSRGFGFVEMGDEEGKQAIEALNQKEFNGKELNVSEAKPREEKPRRSFDNNRGGGYGGNNNRSGGGGYGGGGNSRGGNGGGGNRW; from the coding sequence ATGAACATTTTTGTTTCAAACATCAATTACGCAACTAAAGAGTATGAGTTGCACGATCTATTCGCAGAATTTGGTGATGTATCATCAGCTAAAATCGTTACAGACAGAGAAACTGGCCGTTCAAGAGGTTTCGGTTTTGTAGAAATGGGAGATGAAGAAGGAAAACAAGCTATCGAAGCTCTTAACCAGAAAGAATTCAACGGAAAAGAGTTGAATGTATCTGAAGCTAAGCCAAGAGAAGAAAAGCCAAGAAGAAGCTTTGACAACAACAGAGGAGGTGGTTACGGAGGAAACAACAATAGAAGCGGTGGCGGTGGCTACGGCGGCGGTGGAAACAGTCGTGGTGGTAACGGTGGCGGTGGAAATCGTTGGTAA
- a CDS encoding BlaI/MecI/CopY family transcriptional regulator, translating into MKINHLTAAEENFMKLFWKLESFYLKDIMEQHPEPKPHQNTVSTYLKILVEKGYITTQKEGRIFKYTVIVPLEEYRKFLLKELTHHFFNDSGKEILEFLFNENLISQEDLKNYFDLKIEIIPAKVEEPKFEYAEEILNPKKVKKVKAKEKDKDKDKKKKKKKD; encoded by the coding sequence ATGAAAATAAATCATCTTACCGCTGCTGAGGAGAATTTTATGAAGCTGTTTTGGAAGCTTGAATCTTTCTATCTTAAAGACATCATGGAGCAGCATCCTGAACCGAAGCCACATCAGAATACAGTCTCTACCTACCTGAAAATACTGGTAGAAAAAGGCTATATCACGACTCAAAAAGAGGGAAGAATTTTCAAATATACAGTGATTGTTCCTTTGGAAGAGTACAGAAAATTTCTACTGAAAGAGCTTACCCACCATTTTTTCAATGATTCAGGAAAAGAGATTCTTGAGTTTTTATTTAACGAAAATTTAATATCCCAGGAAGACCTGAAAAATTATTTCGACCTTAAAATTGAAATTATACCTGCAAAAGTTGAAGAACCAAAATTTGAGTATGCAGAAGAGATTTTAAATCCTAAAAAAGTAAAAAAAGTCAAAGCAAAAGAAAAGGACAAGGATAAAGACAAAAAGAAGAAAAAGAAAAAAGACTAA
- a CDS encoding phosphatase PAP2 family protein: MEEKQPLLLHKISKIISDFFNPLVSLFIFFIYMSVREYSLKESILYFVPILLMIIVPVVIWLVWNVKTGRYTNMDVSDRVQRKTLYIFIAACVATYLIFNYFRNGYVDLVMLFILILIFTMQISNLFIKSSMHTAFNVFVAALFFTLNWKAGLVWLGIAVLVGITRIILKRHTVKEVFMGAGIAFVVSFIYLYCNIQFQH; encoded by the coding sequence ATGGAAGAAAAACAGCCTTTACTGCTACATAAAATCTCAAAAATTATTTCAGATTTTTTCAATCCACTTGTTTCTTTATTTATTTTTTTCATTTATATGAGTGTAAGAGAATACTCATTGAAAGAATCTATTCTGTATTTCGTTCCTATATTATTAATGATTATTGTCCCTGTTGTGATCTGGCTGGTATGGAATGTAAAGACAGGAAGATATACAAATATGGATGTTTCAGACCGTGTTCAAAGGAAAACGCTGTATATATTTATTGCGGCATGTGTGGCTACTTATCTTATTTTCAATTATTTCAGAAACGGATATGTAGATCTGGTTATGCTTTTTATCCTGATCTTGATTTTCACCATGCAGATCAGTAATCTTTTCATTAAAAGCTCGATGCATACGGCCTTTAATGTCTTTGTAGCAGCCTTATTTTTCACGCTTAACTGGAAAGCAGGATTGGTATGGCTGGGCATTGCTGTTTTAGTGGGAATTACAAGAATTATTTTAAAAAGACATACGGTAAAGGAAGTATTTATGGGTGCAGGAATAGCATTTGTGGTATCTTTTATTTATCTTTATTGCAATATACAATTTCAACATTAA
- the pdhA gene encoding pyruvate dehydrogenase (acetyl-transferring) E1 component subunit alpha encodes MKEFSKEVYLKWYEDMTMWRRFEDKCRSLYLKQKIRGFLHLYNGQEAIPAGFTHAMDLTKDSMITAYRCHIHPMAMGVDPKRIMAELCGKATGTSGGMGGSMHIFSKEHRFYGGHGIVGGQIPLGAGIAFADKYYDRKAVNICFFGDGAARQGSLHETFNMAMNWKLPVVFVVENNQYAMGTSVKRTANHEDIYKLGLGYEMPCLAVDAMDPEKVAEAAYEAIERARRGDGPTFIEARTYRYRGHSMSDAEPYRSKEEVAIHKNDDPMELVKHRILENGWATEAELEAVDNKSRDFVDECIEFMENSPYPDVDKIYEYVYAQENYPFLDKLEN; translated from the coding sequence ATGAAAGAATTTTCTAAAGAGGTATACCTTAAGTGGTATGAAGATATGACTATGTGGAGAAGGTTTGAAGACAAATGCCGTTCTCTTTATCTAAAACAAAAGATCAGAGGTTTTTTACATTTGTATAACGGTCAGGAAGCTATCCCTGCCGGCTTCACGCATGCAATGGATTTAACGAAGGACAGTATGATTACGGCTTACAGATGCCACATCCATCCAATGGCGATGGGAGTAGATCCTAAGAGAATCATGGCTGAACTTTGCGGTAAAGCTACCGGGACGTCAGGAGGTATGGGTGGTTCTATGCACATTTTCAGCAAAGAGCACCGTTTCTATGGCGGACATGGTATTGTAGGCGGACAGATTCCTTTGGGAGCTGGAATTGCTTTTGCAGATAAGTATTATGACAGAAAAGCGGTAAACATCTGCTTCTTCGGAGACGGAGCAGCAAGACAGGGATCGCTTCATGAAACTTTCAATATGGCGATGAACTGGAAACTTCCTGTAGTATTTGTAGTAGAAAACAACCAGTACGCAATGGGAACTTCTGTAAAAAGAACAGCCAACCACGAAGATATCTATAAATTAGGGCTAGGATATGAGATGCCTTGCCTTGCCGTAGATGCAATGGATCCTGAGAAAGTAGCTGAAGCAGCATACGAAGCGATAGAAAGAGCAAGAAGAGGAGACGGACCTACTTTCATTGAAGCAAGAACTTACCGTTACAGAGGACACTCTATGTCTGATGCTGAACCTTACAGAAGCAAGGAAGAAGTAGCAATTCATAAGAATGATGATCCTATGGAATTGGTAAAACACAGAATTTTGGAAAACGGATGGGCTACAGAAGCAGAATTGGAAGCTGTAGACAACAAATCAAGAGACTTTGTGGATGAGTGTATCGAATTCATGGAAAACTCTCCATACCCGGATGTTGATAAAATCTATGAGTATGTGTATGCCCAGGAAAATTATCCGTTCTTAGATAAATTAGAAAACTAA
- a CDS encoding 2-oxo acid dehydrogenase subunit E2, protein MAEVITMPRLSDTMTEGKVAKWHKNVGDKVKEGDILAEIETDKAVQDFESEINGTLLYIGVEEGAAAAVDSVLAIIGNEGEDISGLTGGAAAAGGSEEKKFEEESKTENNTASTEQASAEVPAGVEIITMPRLSDTMTEGKVAKWHKNVGDTVKEGDLLAEIETDKAVQDFESEFNGVLLKQGVEEGGAAPVDSVLAMIGPEGTDVSAVGAPKAAAQVAEKPAEQKPEAKAEAAPAVSSSSSDRIAISPLAKKMAQDKGVDIHSVNGSGENGRIVKKDIENYKPSQVAQAAVAAPAAAQVALSFVQGEDTETPNSQVRNIIAKRLAESKFSAPHYYLMVEINMDKAIEARKEINSLPDTKISFNDMIIKATAIALRKHPQVNSSWAGDKVIHRGNINVGVAVAIPDGLVVPVLKNTDQMNYTQISAAVKDMASRAKSKGLKANEMEGSTFSVSNLGMFGIETFTSIINQPNSAILSVGAIIEKPIVKDGQIVVGNIMKLSLACDHRVVDGATGAQFLQTLRTYLESPLTLLL, encoded by the coding sequence ATGGCAGAAGTAATTACGATGCCCCGCCTTTCCGACACTATGACGGAAGGTAAAGTGGCGAAATGGCATAAAAACGTAGGAGACAAAGTAAAAGAAGGAGATATTTTAGCCGAAATTGAAACAGATAAAGCTGTTCAGGATTTCGAATCTGAAATAAACGGAACTCTTTTATACATTGGTGTAGAAGAAGGCGCTGCTGCTGCTGTAGACTCTGTGTTAGCGATTATTGGTAATGAAGGAGAAGATATCTCAGGATTAACCGGTGGAGCTGCTGCTGCAGGGGGTTCTGAAGAAAAAAAATTTGAAGAAGAATCGAAAACAGAAAACAACACTGCAAGTACTGAGCAGGCTTCTGCAGAAGTTCCTGCAGGGGTAGAAATTATTACAATGCCAAGACTTTCTGATACAATGACAGAAGGTAAAGTTGCAAAATGGCATAAAAATGTAGGTGATACAGTAAAAGAAGGAGATCTTCTTGCTGAGATCGAAACCGATAAAGCCGTTCAGGATTTTGAATCTGAATTCAACGGAGTGCTATTGAAGCAGGGTGTAGAAGAAGGTGGTGCTGCTCCGGTAGATTCAGTATTGGCGATGATCGGTCCTGAAGGAACAGATGTATCTGCAGTAGGGGCTCCAAAAGCAGCTGCTCAGGTTGCTGAAAAACCTGCTGAACAAAAACCTGAGGCTAAAGCAGAAGCAGCTCCGGCTGTAAGCTCTTCATCTTCAGACAGAATAGCAATCTCTCCATTAGCTAAAAAAATGGCTCAGGACAAAGGGGTTGATATTCACAGTGTGAATGGTTCAGGTGAAAACGGAAGAATCGTTAAAAAAGATATTGAAAACTATAAGCCTTCTCAAGTTGCTCAGGCAGCTGTTGCTGCTCCGGCAGCAGCCCAAGTTGCATTAAGCTTTGTTCAGGGTGAAGATACAGAAACACCAAACTCTCAGGTAAGAAATATTATTGCAAAACGTCTTGCTGAAAGTAAATTCTCTGCTCCTCATTATTACCTGATGGTGGAGATCAATATGGATAAAGCGATTGAAGCCAGAAAAGAAATCAATTCTTTACCGGATACTAAAATCTCTTTCAACGATATGATTATTAAAGCGACTGCTATTGCTTTAAGAAAACATCCACAGGTGAATTCAAGCTGGGCAGGAGACAAAGTAATCCACAGAGGAAATATCAACGTGGGTGTAGCAGTAGCTATTCCTGACGGATTAGTGGTTCCTGTACTTAAAAATACAGATCAGATGAACTACACTCAGATTTCTGCAGCGGTAAAAGATATGGCTTCAAGGGCTAAAAGTAAAGGTCTTAAAGCAAACGAAATGGAAGGTTCTACATTCTCAGTTTCAAACCTGGGTATGTTCGGAATTGAAACATTTACAAGTATCATTAACCAGCCGAACTCTGCAATCCTTTCAGTAGGAGCAATCATTGAAAAACCGATTGTAAAAGACGGTCAGATTGTAGTAGGAAATATCATGAAGCTTTCATTGGCATGTGACCACAGAGTGGTAGACGGTGCTACCGGAGCTCAGTTCTTACAGACTCTAAGAACATATCTGGAAAGTCCTTTAACGTTGTTACTGTAA